From Nitrospirota bacterium, one genomic window encodes:
- a CDS encoding cold-shock protein — protein sequence MSFVGTIKWFNEAKGFGFIQQDNGPDVFVHYSAIKGDGYKTMAEGQRVEFDIVQGEKGPKAANVVKIQ from the coding sequence ATGTCGTTTGTAGGTACAATTAAGTGGTTTAATGAGGCCAAGGGTTTTGGTTTTATTCAGCAGGACAATGGTCCTGACGTCTTTGTTCATTACTCAGCCATTAAAGGCGATGGGTATAAGACCATGGCTGAAGGGCAGAGAGTAGAGTTTGACATTGTCCAGGGAGAGAAAGGTCCCAAGGCTGCTAATGTAGTTAAGATCCAATAA